From Pseudomonas sp. G2-4:
GAACAGGCGCGGCAGCAAGTCCGCCGCAATCCCCTCGCCACTGTTCTCCACGCTGACGCACACCCGGTGAGCCTCATCGACCATCCGCACCCGCACTTCACCGTCTCTGGGGGTGAAGCGTAGGGCGTTGTCCAGCAGGTTGGACAGGGCCCGGCGCAACATGCTGCGGTCACCCTCGATGCAGCCTTCGCCCTCACGGCTCAAGTGGACGTTGGCGTCTTCGGCCAGGGGCGCGAAGAACTCCAGCAGCACGTCGACTTCCGCTGCCAGCTCCAGCGGTTCGCGGTTGGGTGCCAGCAGGCCGTGGTCGGCCTTGGCCAGGTACAGCATGTCGTTGACCAGCTGCGCCATCCATTGCAGTTCTTCGAGGTTACTGTGCAAGGCCTCGCGGTAATCCTCCAGCGGTCGCTCGCGGGTGAGGGTGACCTGGGTGTGGGTCAGCAGGTTCGACAGCGGCGTGCGCAACTCATGGGCGATGTCGGCTGAGAACGCCGAGAGTCGTTGAAAGGCGTCGTCGAGTCGTCCGAGCATGGCATTGATGCTGTGGGCCAGTTCCGCCAGTTCGGCAGGCATCTGCTCTTCAGGCAGTCGGGCGTTGAGGGAGCGGGCCGAGACGCTCCCGGCGATGGCGCCCATGCGTCGCAACGGGCGCAAGGCCCGTCGGGCGGCCCACGCGCCGAGCAGGGCGGTGGCCAGGGCCGAGAGGCCCACGGTCAGCCAGATCAGGTGCTGCATGCGTTGCAGGAAGTGCTGGTGATGGGTGATGTCCAGCAACAGCGTCAGTTGCGGCGAATTGGGTCGGTCGGGGTACAGCGGTGCGTTCAACACGCGGTAAGCGCTGTCGCCATCGCTGAGGGTGGACAGGCCGGGACGCTCCGGCAGTTGAGCAGGAATCCGGATCGAGCTGTCGTACCAGCGCACGCCATCGCTGCCATTGATGCGCAGCGCCAGGTCGCCCTGACGACTCAATTCATCTTCCAGGCGGGTTTGGGTCTGCTCGGCGTCGAGGTCTTGCAGGGTGCGGCGCAGGCCGATCAGCTTGCCTTCCAGCAGTTGCTGGTCCAATTCGATGAAGTGCGCCTCGCTGCCGCGGCTGAACAGTACTCCGGCAAACAACGACACCACCGCCGTGCAGGCGGCGAACAGCAGGGCCAGGCGGCTGCTCAGCGACCACTGACCCCTCACAGGCTGCGCTCTTCAAGCACATAGCCCATGCCGCGCACGGTGTGGATGAGTTTGCTGGGGAAGTCATCGTCAATCTTGATGCGCAGGCGCCGGATCGCGACTTCGATGACATTGGTGTCGCTGTCGAAATTCATGTCCCAGACTTGGGACGCGATCAGGGATTTGGGCAGCACCTCGCCCTGGCGGCGCAGGAGCATTTCCAGCAAGGCGAACTCCTTGGCGGTGAGGTCGATGCGCCGACCGCTGCGTTCGACGCGGCGGCGGATCAGGTCCAGACGCAGGTCCGCCAGTTGCAGGCTGGTTTCCTGGGGTGTCGAGCTGCCCCGGCGCAACAGGCTGCGCACCCGCGCCAGCAGTTCGGAAAAAGCAAAAGGTTTGACCAGGTAATCATCGGCGCCCAACTCCAGGCCGTGCACCCGATCCTGTACTGCATCCCGCGCCGTGAGGAACAGCACGGGTGTATCCAGCCCGGCCCCGCGGACGGCTTGCAGAATCTGCCAGCCATCGCGACCGGGCAACATCACGTCGAGGATCAGCAAGGCGTATTCACCACTCAAGGCCAATTGCTGGCCGGTGATGCCATCGGCCACCAGGTCGGCGTTAAACCCGGCTTCGCTCAAGCCCTGGCGCAGGTATTGGCCGGTTTTCGTTTGGTCTTCGACGATCAGCAGTTTCATGGGCGGCTCAAGGCAGGGTTTGAACGTAGGCGTTATACCGTGACGGGCAGGGTCATGGCGCAAGCTGACAAAGTTGTAATCAAGGTGTCAGCCGACTGGCAGTTGCACACGGATAGAGTTTCCCACAAGCCGAATCTGATAGGAGTATGGACATGTTGATGGGAAACCGCTTGATCCTGGCTGCTTTTACACTGGTGCTGAGTACGCCCACGTGGGCGTCGCCGGGCCATTTCGATTTCGGCCAGCCAGCACCGGCGGCCAAAGCCAATCGCAATATTGATGTGGTAATGGGGGACATGACGTTCGATCCCGGTGCGCTTGATATCAAGGCTGGGGAGACTGTCCGGTTCGTGCTGATCAACAAAGGACAGTTGCTCCACGAATTCAACCTGGGCAACGCCGCGATGCACGTCGAACATCAGCAGGAAATGCTCAAGATGCAGCAGAGCGGACAGATGACGCCGACCGCGATGAAGCCGGGGATGGATCATGGCGCCATGAACCACGATCAGGCCAGCATGAAACACGACGACCCCAATAGCGTACTGGTGGAGCCGGGTAAAACCGCCGAGCTGACCTGGACATTCACCCAGGCTACACGCCTTGAATTTGCCTGCAATGTCCCCGGTCATTACCAGGCCGGGATGAAGGGCGACCTGACTGTCAGTCAGTAAGCACTCAAAGGCTGCGGCAAAGGCTGATAGAATCCGCTGATTCTTCAGTCAGGTTTCCGTCATGCATCCCGCAGCCGAACATTCGCCGCTGGGTAAATCCAGCGAATACATCGCCACGTACACGCCGTCACTGCTGTTTCCGATCCCGCGCGCCGCGAAATGGGCGGAATTGGGCCTGACGGCCGAGACCTTGCCGTACAAGGGCGTGGATTTCTGGAACTGTTTCGAACTGTCGTGGCTGTTGCCGTCGGGTAAGCCAGTGGTGGCCATCGGTGAGTTTGCGATTCCTGCGGATTCGCCGAATATCATCGAATCCAAATCCTTCAAGCTGTACCTCAACTCCCTGAACCAGACCCAGTTCACCGATACCGCAAGCCTGGAAGCCACCCTGCGCCAGGACCTGTCGGCGGCGGCCGGGAAGCCGGTGGGCGTGCGGATTCGCAGCCTCAAGGATGTGGAAAGCGAAGGCATCGTGGCGCTGCCCGGTGCATGCATCGACGACCTGGACATCAGTGTCGACTCGTACGAGCACCCGCGTCCGGAACTGCTGCGTTGCGATGATTCACGCATCGTCGAGGAAAGTTTGCACAGCCATCTGCTCAAGTCCAACTGCCCGGTGACCAGCCAACCAGATTGGGGCAGCGTAGCGGTGGAGTATCGCGGCGCGGCCCTGGACCACGCCAGCCTGTTGGCCTACATCGTCAGCTTTCGCCAGCATTCGGATTTCCATGAGCAATGCGTGGAGCGGATCTTTCTCGATCTGCAACGCTTGCTCAAGCCGGAGAAGTTGACGGTGTATGCGCGGTATGTGCGTCGGGGTGGGCTGGATATCAATCCGTATCGCAGTACCGAAGCGGTGCAATTGCCGAATCACCGATTGGTCCGGCAATAAAGAGCGTTTGTGGGAGCGAGCTTGCTCGCGATGAGGCCAGTCCATTCAACATTGATGTTGCTTGAAACTCCGCTATCGCGAGCAAGCTCGCTCCCAAAAAGCCCTGCTATCGATAGCGGGGCTTTTTGCGTTTGGCGGGGGTCAGATTCCCATATTGCCCAAGGCTTGCACGATGTTGCGCAAGGTCCCGGCAAGGGTGGGGTGTTCCAGCTCGAAGCGTTCGACGGCCAGGTTCACATTGTCGGCGAGGTTGGTGTCCGGTGTTTTGGTTTCCAGTTCAAGCTCAAATTCGATCTGTTCCATCAGCGCCTGCAGGTCGGCGCGTTCGGCTTCGGACAGGGGTGGATTCTGTTCCAATTGCTCGCGCAGTGTGTTGAGCTGTTCTTGCAATTCGCGGGCAGGCATTGGCGTACTCCCTTTATTGATAGGCACAGCCATGGACCGCGACGGCACGTCAAAAGTCCATGGCTTGCCTTAAGAGTAATCCACCCTCACGCACCCTGCATGATCCCGGTCATGGCTTCTCGCCTTTGAGTCGGCGCAGGCTGATATCGGCCAGGCAGGTGTCGAGTTCGCCCAGATGATCGATGACCGAATGCACGCCCAGGCCGAACAGTTGCACGGTGGCCTTGGCGCGTTTGGTTTCCCGTTGCTGTTGGTTCAACGCCTGCCATTCGGCAGGCGCCAGGCCGCACAGCGAACCACAGGACGCCAGGCCAATGGTCCATAAACCCGCGTTGAGCCCTGACTGCAACAGCCTGGGTTCGCCACTGACCAATACACAACCGTCCAATTGCTGGACGTTCAGTGCCATCAAGGCCTGCCAACAGGCATGAGGCGCCGGCCATGGATTATTTGTTGCTGGAAGTTGCGGCGGTTGGATCCAGCCCGGTAACGAGGCGGCCAGGGCATGGCCGGTGGCGGGTGGCAGTTCGTCGAGCCAGGCGCAGGGAATTTCCTGACGCTGCAAGTGATGCAAACATTCGAGGGCGCCAAGCGTCGGTTGCGCATGCTCGACCGGCGTTGCCCCTGGCTGACGAATGCGCGCCCCGAAATCCACCAGGCATCCACTCAGGCCAAACAGTACGGCGGTCAGGCTGGGAGCGGGGAGGGGCAGGGCTTCGGCGCGGGGCATGGGAACATCCTTGAAATAACCAGCAGCCTAACGGTCCTCCATGACAGCCCGGTGACAGTGAGGTGTCGGCCCCCAACTGACAGAGGGGGCCTAGAATCGGCTTCTTTTTTTGGATGCTGCCAGTAGGACTTTTCCGCCTTATACTAGCCAGCTTACCGCCTGGGCTCGGCGCCCTTGCCTGAACAATCCAAGGAGTTTTCCCTTATGCGCTGGAGCCATCGTCTAGCTCAGCTGTGTCTTTCCGCCGGCGTCCTGCTGGTTCCGTTCGCTGCCCAGGCCGCTACGGAAGAAGATCCTTGGGAAAGCATCAACCGTCCGATCTTCACCTTCAACGACACCCTCGATACCTATGCGCTCAAGCCATTGGCCCAGGGTTATCAGTATGTGACGCCGCAGTTTCTCGAAGACGGCATCCATAACATGTTCCGCAACATCGGTGACGTGGGCAACCTGGCCAACAACGTGCTGCAGGCCAAGCCGGCCGCTGCCGGGGTCGACACGGCCCGTTTGATCTTCAACACCACCTTTGGCCTGCTGGGCTTCTTCGACGTCGGCACCCAGATGGGCCTGCAGCGCAGCGATGAAGACTTTGGCCAGACTCTGGGCTACTGGGGGGTGGGCAGCGGTCCCTATGTGATGCTGCCGGTGCTGGGTCCAAGCACCTTGCGTGACGCGCCGGCCAAGCTGGTCGATGACTACACGGCCCCGTATCGTTATATCGATAACGTGTCGGTGCGTAACTCCATTCGAGGCCTGAACGTCATCGACACCCGCGCCAGCCTGCTGTCGGCCGAGAAGATGGTGACCGGCGACAAATATGTATTCCTGCGCAACGCCTTCCTGCAAAACCGCGAATTCAAGGTAAAGGATGGCCAGGTCGAAGACGATTTCTGATTTCGACTCATACACCCGGAAGGCGGCCAAAAAGGCCGCCTTCTTTGCTTTGAGGCGGTGTTTGCGCCGGTTTGATCCTTCCATTGAGTTACGCTTCGCTCGGTTCTTATAACTCTCTGTGCTTTGACAAATAAAGACGGCGAGCGGCTATCTGCCTGAGCTTGAAACGCCCCGCGGATGGGAGTACCGTCTGCGCCTTAGAAGGGCACCTTTGATGTAACTGTGCGTAGGGCAAAAGCCTGAAGCCGGTACGACAGAGAGGCTAGAAAGCGAATCCAGTAGTGCGTGCCAGGTCAATTGCCTCAGCCCGCTACGCCAACCTAATTCTGGCGCCGTTTGCCCACATGCCAAAAACCAGTGCCACGCTGCTGATAATCGATGATGACGAGGTGGTGCGAGCCAGCCTCGCGGCCTACTTGGAAGACAGTGGTTTCAGCGTCCTGCAGGCCAGTAATGGCCAACAGGGTCTTCAGGTATTCGAGCAAGACAAGCCCGACCTGGTCATCTGCGACCTGCGCATGCCGCAGATGGGCGGACTCGAACTCATTCGCCAGGTCACCGAGATCTCCTCGCAGACCCCGGTGATCGTGGTTTCGGGCGCGGGCGTGATGAACGACGCGGTCGAGGCGTTGCGCCTGGGCGCGGCGGATTACCTGATCAAGCCCCTCGAAGACCTGGCTGTGCTCGAGCACTCGGTGCGCCGGGCCCTGGACCGTTCGCGCCTGTTGGTGGAAAACCAGCGCTACCGCGAAAAGCTGGAAACCGCCAATCGCGAGCTGGAAGCCAGCTTGAACCTGTTGCAGGAAGACCAGAACGCCGGGCGTCAGGTGCAGATGAACATGCTGCCGGTCAGCCCTTGGACCGTCGACGATTTCCGCTTTGCCCACCAGATCATCCCGTCGTTGTACCTGTCGGGGGATTTCGTGGACTATTTCCGGGTCGATGAGCGACGAGTGGCGTTCTATCTGGCGGACGTTTCCGGCCATGGCGCTTCCTCGGCATTCGTGACGGTTCTGTTGAAGTTCATGACCACGCGCCTGTTGTTCGAATCCAAGCGCAACGGCACGTTGCCAGAATTCAAGCCGTCAGAAGTCCTTGGGCATATCAACCGAGGCCTGATCAGTTGTAAGCTGGGCAAACACGTCACAATGGTCGGTGGGGTCATCGACGAGGAGACTGGTTTGTTGACCTATAGCATCGGCGGTCACCTGCCGTTGCCTGTGTTGTATACACCAGACAGTGTTCGTTATCTGGAAGGGCGTGGTTTGCCGGTGGGCCTGTTCAATGAGGCTGTCTACGAAGACCACGTACTGGAATTGCCGCCAGTATTCAGCCTGACGCTGATGTCTGATGGCATTTTGGACCTTTTGACAGAACCTACACTCAAAGAGAAAGAAGCGGCCTTGCCTGAACGGGTGAGAGCAGCGGGCGGCAGCCTGGAAGGCTTGCGTCAAGTGTTTG
This genomic window contains:
- a CDS encoding cupredoxin family protein, whose translation is MLMGNRLILAAFTLVLSTPTWASPGHFDFGQPAPAAKANRNIDVVMGDMTFDPGALDIKAGETVRFVLINKGQLLHEFNLGNAAMHVEHQQEMLKMQQSGQMTPTAMKPGMDHGAMNHDQASMKHDDPNSVLVEPGKTAELTWTFTQATRLEFACNVPGHYQAGMKGDLTVSQ
- the queF gene encoding NADPH-dependent 7-cyano-7-deazaguanine reductase QueF (Catalyzes the NADPH-dependent reduction of 7-cyano-7-deazaguanine (preQ0) to 7-aminomethyl-7-deazaguanine (preQ1) in queuosine biosynthesis) translates to MHPAAEHSPLGKSSEYIATYTPSLLFPIPRAAKWAELGLTAETLPYKGVDFWNCFELSWLLPSGKPVVAIGEFAIPADSPNIIESKSFKLYLNSLNQTQFTDTASLEATLRQDLSAAAGKPVGVRIRSLKDVESEGIVALPGACIDDLDISVDSYEHPRPELLRCDDSRIVEESLHSHLLKSNCPVTSQPDWGSVAVEYRGAALDHASLLAYIVSFRQHSDFHEQCVERIFLDLQRLLKPEKLTVYARYVRRGGLDINPYRSTEAVQLPNHRLVRQ
- a CDS encoding HAD family phosphatase, whose protein sequence is MPRAEALPLPAPSLTAVLFGLSGCLVDFGARIRQPGATPVEHAQPTLGALECLHHLQRQEIPCAWLDELPPATGHALAASLPGWIQPPQLPATNNPWPAPHACWQALMALNVQQLDGCVLVSGEPRLLQSGLNAGLWTIGLASCGSLCGLAPAEWQALNQQQRETKRAKATVQLFGLGVHSVIDHLGELDTCLADISLRRLKGEKP
- the rssB gene encoding two-component system response regulator RssB, with amino-acid sequence MPKTSATLLIIDDDEVVRASLAAYLEDSGFSVLQASNGQQGLQVFEQDKPDLVICDLRMPQMGGLELIRQVTEISSQTPVIVVSGAGVMNDAVEALRLGAADYLIKPLEDLAVLEHSVRRALDRSRLLVENQRYREKLETANRELEASLNLLQEDQNAGRQVQMNMLPVSPWTVDDFRFAHQIIPSLYLSGDFVDYFRVDERRVAFYLADVSGHGASSAFVTVLLKFMTTRLLFESKRNGTLPEFKPSEVLGHINRGLISCKLGKHVTMVGGVIDEETGLLTYSIGGHLPLPVLYTPDSVRYLEGRGLPVGLFNEAVYEDHVLELPPVFSLTLMSDGILDLLTEPTLKEKEAALPERVRAAGGSLEGLRQVFGLATLGEMPDDIALLVLSRNL
- a CDS encoding heavy metal response regulator transcription factor is translated as MKLLIVEDQTKTGQYLRQGLSEAGFNADLVADGITGQQLALSGEYALLILDVMLPGRDGWQILQAVRGAGLDTPVLFLTARDAVQDRVHGLELGADDYLVKPFAFSELLARVRSLLRRGSSTPQETSLQLADLRLDLIRRRVERSGRRIDLTAKEFALLEMLLRRQGEVLPKSLIASQVWDMNFDSDTNVIEVAIRRLRIKIDDDFPSKLIHTVRGMGYVLEERSL
- a CDS encoding heavy metal sensor histidine kinase codes for the protein MRGQWSLSSRLALLFAACTAVVSLFAGVLFSRGSEAHFIELDQQLLEGKLIGLRRTLQDLDAEQTQTRLEDELSRQGDLALRINGSDGVRWYDSSIRIPAQLPERPGLSTLSDGDSAYRVLNAPLYPDRPNSPQLTLLLDITHHQHFLQRMQHLIWLTVGLSALATALLGAWAARRALRPLRRMGAIAGSVSARSLNARLPEEQMPAELAELAHSINAMLGRLDDAFQRLSAFSADIAHELRTPLSNLLTHTQVTLTRERPLEDYREALHSNLEELQWMAQLVNDMLYLAKADHGLLAPNREPLELAAEVDVLLEFFAPLAEDANVHLSREGEGCIEGDRSMLRRALSNLLDNALRFTPRDGEVRVRMVDEAHRVCVSVENSGEGIAADLLPRLFDRFYRADPARQEGSSEHAGLGLAITRSIIRAHGGQIRCESADGWTRFLIELPKAGQP
- a CDS encoding DUF4404 family protein codes for the protein MPARELQEQLNTLREQLEQNPPLSEAERADLQALMEQIEFELELETKTPDTNLADNVNLAVERFELEHPTLAGTLRNIVQALGNMGI
- a CDS encoding VacJ family lipoprotein; translation: MRWSHRLAQLCLSAGVLLVPFAAQAATEEDPWESINRPIFTFNDTLDTYALKPLAQGYQYVTPQFLEDGIHNMFRNIGDVGNLANNVLQAKPAAAGVDTARLIFNTTFGLLGFFDVGTQMGLQRSDEDFGQTLGYWGVGSGPYVMLPVLGPSTLRDAPAKLVDDYTAPYRYIDNVSVRNSIRGLNVIDTRASLLSAEKMVTGDKYVFLRNAFLQNREFKVKDGQVEDDF